A section of the Sceloporus undulatus isolate JIND9_A2432 ecotype Alabama chromosome 3, SceUnd_v1.1, whole genome shotgun sequence genome encodes:
- the NMD3 gene encoding 60S ribosomal export protein NMD3 has translation MEYMKEPATVSQGHILCCQCGIAIPPNPANMCVACLRTQVDITEGIPKQVTVHFCKQCERYLQPPGTWVQCALESRELLTLCLKKIKASLSKVRLIDAGFVWTEPHSKRLKVKLTVQKEVMNGAILQQVFIVEYIVQSQMCDDCHRVEAKDFWKAVVQIRQKTLHKKTFFYLEQLILKHRLHQNTLRIKEIHDGLDFYYSSKQHAQKMVDFLQCTVPFAEIDGNTYWRHPFNSLFQPKQLEEFIVMDISRIRERKQSAGAGMLSTRHTLAEAWVQKTSELNTDHQYFCRTHLGHLLNPGDLVLGFDLVNCNLNDEFANKMNPQNIPDVILIKKSYDRTKRQRRRNWKLKELERDREGMDTDDERQYQDFLEDLEEDETIRKNVNIYKNSVIPVESDTDDEGIPRISLAEMLEDLQISQDATGGEGADMLTE, from the exons CCTGTGCTGCCAGTGTGGAATTGCAATCCCACCAAACCCAGCCAACATGTGTGTAGCATGTCTACGGACGCAGGTGGATATCACTGAAGGAATCCCTAAACAAGTCACTGTTCATTTCTGCAAACAGTGTGAAAG GTATCTTCAGCCCCCAGGAACATGGGTGCAGTGTGCCTTGGAATCAAGAGAACTATTAACATTATGCCTTAAAAAGATTAAAGCTTCACTCAGTAAG GTACGGTTGATTGATGCAGGGTTTGTGTGGACTGAACCACACTCCAAAAGACTTAAAGTAAAATTGACTGTACAAAAAGAG gtaATGAATGGTGCAATTCTTCAGCAAGTCTTTATAGTGGAGTATATTGTTCAGTCTCAGATGTGTGATGACTGCCATCGAGTTGAAGCTAAAGACTTTTGGAAAGCAGTGGTTCAAATTAGACAAAAG ACTCTGCATAAAAAGACTTTCTTTTACTTGGAACAATTGATTTTGAAACATAGACTTCACCAGAACACTCTTCGTATCAAAGAGATTCACG ATGGTCTGGATTTCTACTATTCTTCAAAGCAACATGCTCAAAAGATGGTGGACTTTCTGCAATGTACAGTACCTT ttgCAGAAATTGATGGAAACACTTACTGGCGTCATCCTTTTAACAGTTTATTCCAGCCAAAGCAGCTGGAGGAATTTATTGTCATGGATATCAGCAGAATCCGTGAAAGAAAACAAAGTGCTGGCGCAGGCATGCTATCCACCAGA caTACACTTGCTGAAGCCTGGGTTCAGAAGACATCAGAGCTGAATACAGACCATCAGTATTTCTGTCGCACTCACTTGGGACATCTTCTGAATCCTGGAGATCTAGTACTGGG ATTTGACTTGGTCAATTGCAATTTGAATGATGAATTTGCAAATAAGATGAATCCCCAAAACATTCCTGATGTG ATTCTGATTAAAAAGAGCTATGACCGCACTAAACGTCAGCGTCGCAGGAACTGGAAACTGAAAGAATTAGAAAGAGACCGAGAAGGCATGGATACAGATGATGAAAG ACAATACCAGGATTTCTTAGAAGATCTAGAAGAAGATGAAACAATTAGAAAAAATGTCAATATTTATAAAA ATTCAGTCATTCCAGTGGAAAGTGACACGGATGATGAAGGTATTCCTCGAATTAGCCTtgctgaaatgttggaggatctCCAGATATCTCAAGATGCTACTGGTGGAGAGGGTGCTGATATGCTGACAGAATAA